GCGTCCCGTCGTCGACCATCCCGTCCCACAGGTCGGCCACCGCCTCGGGCGCGAGTTCGGGGTCGTCGGGGTTGAGCTGCCGGTAGAGTTCGAGCAGTTCCTCCAGTTCGTCGCGGCGAGCGGATCTGACCGTGGCCATCGGCGTCCGGTTGGGCCTGCGGGCGTCTCCGGGATGAAACGCGGTGGTCCACGGCGGCGAGGCGGACGAAAATACCTTGACAGGTCGTTCCGAACGACCCTCCATGTCCGGCTGGTCCCCGCCGACGCTCCCGCGCGAGCTGCTCGCGGCGTTCGGCGCCGCCTACGTCCTCGTCATCGCCTACGCCCTGCTCATCCAAAGGGCGCTCCTCCTGGGACTGCTGCCGGGCGTGCTTCTCGTCGGCGCGTACCTGCTGTGGCGGGTCGCCGCCGCCGTCGAGGCCATCGCCGACGGCGTCCAGCGGATCGCCGAACAGATGGAGCGGGAGTAGCGGCGCCGGCTCACGCCCGCTGGACGCCCACCACCGTCGAGACGCGGGCGTTCTCCTTCAGGCGGAGCCCCGCGCCGCCGACCGACAGCGGCACCCGACCGAGTTCCGACAGTTCCAGCGTCGGGTGGAAGGCGCCGCGGGCGGCCACGGCGTCGCGCGTCTGCACCCGGGCGACCGAGTCGTCGGGAAGTGCCAGCGACTCGTTGTACGCGACCAGGTACTGTCCGGCGTCGAGGTGCCACCACTGGTAGTCGTCGTCCTCGTTCCGGAACTGGCGGTCGTGGGGTTCCACTTCGGCGGCCTCCAGTTCGCCCCCGCCGAAGTCCACCCGACCGGGCTCGGCGACCTCGTAGACCTCCGTGACCGTCAGGTCGAGGCCGCGTCCCTCGGTCTGGGTCGGCTCGTGGACGATCCCGTCGACGAACGCCGTCAGGTCCGTCATACCCGGGGATGGGGCCGCTCGTCTCAAAAGCGTGGGGCCGGCCGGGACCCGCAGTCGACGGCGAGCGCTGAGCGCCCTCGCCGCGCTCGCGGTCGCCGGCTCCGAAGTGACCTGTGCCGACCGCGCTCGTCCGGCGCGGCCGTATCGCTTAACCGTCGCCGCCGCGAGCGGCCGGTATGCACCTCTCGGCATCGACCTGGCCCGAGGCCGACGCCGTCGAGACGGACCTGGCCGTCCTGCCGGTCGGCAGCACCGAACAGCACGGCCCCCACGCCCCGCTCGGGACGGACGCGCTGACCGCCGAGGCCGTCGCCGAGGCCGGCGTCGAGGCGTACGACGGCGAGGTCGTCGTCGCCCCCGCGGTCCCGGTCGGCGTCGCCGAGGAACACCGCGACTTCGCCGGGACGCTGTGGGTGAGCGAGGACACCTTCCGCGACTACGTCCGCGAGACGGTCGACAGTCTCGCCCACCACGGCTGGGACCGCGTCGTCGTCGTCAACGGCCACGGCGGCAACGTCGGCCCCCTGCGGGAGGTCTGCGGTCGGGTCAGCCGCCACGACGACGCCTACGCCGTCCCCTTCACCTGGTTCGACGCCGTCGACCTCGACCGCGACTGGACCGGCGACCCCGCGGCGCCGCCGGTCGATCTCGACGCGATCGGGATGGGCCACGGCGGCCCCGTCGAAACCGCGCTCGTGCGCGCGATCGACTCCGACCTCGTGCGCGACGACCGGCTCGACGACGCCGCGGCGGGCGCCGCCGACGGCTGGGGCGAGTGGGTGAGCGGCACCAACCTCGCCTACGACTCGGCGGAGTTCTCGGAGAACGGAACGGTGGGCGACCCCCGCGACGGGACCGGGGCGCTCGGGGAGTGGCTGCGCGAGCGGGCGGCCGAGCGACTGGCGACGCTGCTGGACGCGGTCGCGAGGCGGGACCTGTCGCGGCCCGACCGGCGCTGACCGGCGGCCCGGACCGGACTCGCCTCAGGCCTCGGCTTCCTCGGCGTCCGCGTCGGCCTCGGCGTCCGCTTCCTCCTCGGTCTCGTCGTCGGCGTCCGCCTCGTCGGCCTCGAACTCCTCCAGGGCGCTGCGGAGCTGCGGGACCGTACTCGCCAGCTCGCTGACCTCCTCGTGGGCCGCGGTCACGTCGTCGACCAGGTCCTCGACGGCCTCGATCTCCTCGGCGAGGTCGTCGGCGTCCTCGAAGGCGTCGGCGCGCTCGCCCATCGTGTACCACTTCTTGGCGTCGACGAGGTGGTCCTCGGCGTCCTCCACGTCCAGCGCCGACCGGAGCGCGTTCAGCACGCCCAGCGTGTTGTCGGCGTCGACCTCCCAGATCGCGTCGGCCTCCGGCAGCGCCGCGCGGGCCTCCGAGAGGCTCGCCTCCACGTCCTCGCGCATCTCGCTGGCCGCGTCCTCGAACAGGTCGTCGTCGTCGAAGGTCGCTTGACTCATGTCTCCCCCTTCGGCCCCGTCCCGTTTAAAAACACGCCTGGAACCGAAAGTGAAACTCGACCGTAGCGGCGTCGACCGGAGCGATACCGCCGGTCCGCCCGATCAGTTACGGTCCGCCGGTATCGATCCCGGCCAGACGGGCGGACTCACCGCCGGTCGTCGCCGTCGCTGTCTCCGCGGTCGACGTTCCAGTCGTCGCCGTCGGTTCCGCCGTCGTCACCGGGTCCCGAGCCGCCCGGGTCGTCGTCGGCCGGAGCGTCGGCGGTCCCGTTCCCGGTATCGTTGTCGTCGCTGTCGCCGCCGTCCGTCCGGACGGCCGCGCGGGCGTCGGGGACCACGTCGAACGCGGGTTCGACGTCGCCGAGGACGAACAGGGCGTAGTAGCGCAGGAACGTCTGGAAGGGCACCTGGATCAGCAGCGCACCGACGAACACGAGCAGGCCGTACAGGAGCACGAGCACCAGGACCACCGCCGCGGCGGCGGTCCCGCCGCCGGCCATCGCGAGGGCGAACCCGAGCGGCGCGCCGACGACCAGGAACGGGATAGCGAGCGCGATCAGCAACAGGACGAGCAGGAACCCCACGGCCATCGAGACGCCGATCCCGAGCAGAACGGAGAGGAGGAGGTAGGCGAGAAACTCCAGGGGCTCGTCGGTCAGCGTCCCCCCGAAGCGCCGCCACGCCGAGAGGACGCCCCGGTCCTCCGCGAGCATCACCGGGACGACGAAGACGGTCGTGAACCCGAGCAGTATCCCGAGGATCAGGGCGCCGACGCCCAGCACCGGGATCGCGAGGATCACGACGGTCAGGATCGTCCCGTCGTTCCAGGCGGTCGGCGGCCACCCGCCCATCGACGCGCCGACACCGAGCAGTGTCGCCGCGGCCGTCGCGATCGCCACGACCCACACGGTCAGCCGGAAGCCGAACAGCCGGAGGCCGCGCCGCCAGTACCGCCGGACCGACCGGCGCAGCCGCACCTCCTCGTCGCGCAGCGCGGCGACGAACGCGAACTCCATCGTCGCGCCGACCACCGAGTACAGCAGGAAGGCGACGACCCCGAGGACGGCGATCCCGACGATCAGCGCGATCAGCTCGGGCGTCAACTCGGGCGCGATGTCGGGCGCGCCGGGGCCCGGTTCGGGGGCGTCGGCGTCGCCGCCGAAGTTCGTGGTCGGCGCGCCTGGGAAGGAGAGGCCGGCGCCGCCGACGAAGAACATCACCACCGCGAGCCGGAACCACCGCACGCGGTCGACCGGCGTGAGGAACCGCTTGGTCGCCTTGATGGCGTCCTCGATATCGTTCAGGGCGGCGAGGGACATACCGGACCGGTTGTCCGCCCAGTCACATATCTCTCGTGGTCGGTTCGGCGCCTCGCCGGTCCCCGACACCCCGGCCCGGTACCACCGACGGTCAGGAATCGGGAGCCACGTCGACGACGCGCATGAGCGGGTAACCGTCCTGCATATCCATCCGCGTCCGGACCTCGGTCCCCTCGTAGTCGATCGTCATCTCGACCTCGACGAACCGGCCGGTCAGCTCCGTGTACTCGGCGGTCGAGTCGGCCAGCTCGGCCGCCAGGTCGTCGACCAGCACGTCGACGGTGACCGACTCGCAGTACGGCTGGTTCTCGATGGCCTCCTCCATCGCGCGGGCGAGGCTGTCGGCGCTCGCCGGGCTGACCGGCGTGCCGGCGAACTGGTGGTACAGCGACCCGAACTTGATGCCCGCCTCGAAGCAGGCCGTCTGGGCGTCGGTGGCGTCCATACCGGCCGCTGGGTCGCCCGGGAGTAATGGGTGTCGGGTGCTGGCAACGACCCGTCACGTGCAGACTG
Above is a genomic segment from Halosimplex halophilum containing:
- a CDS encoding dCTP deaminase/dUTPase family protein, yielding MTDLTAFVDGIVHEPTQTEGRGLDLTVTEVYEVAEPGRVDFGGGELEAAEVEPHDRQFRNEDDDYQWWHLDAGQYLVAYNESLALPDDSVARVQTRDAVAARGAFHPTLELSELGRVPLSVGGAGLRLKENARVSTVVGVQRA
- a CDS encoding creatininase family protein, which produces MHLSASTWPEADAVETDLAVLPVGSTEQHGPHAPLGTDALTAEAVAEAGVEAYDGEVVVAPAVPVGVAEEHRDFAGTLWVSEDTFRDYVRETVDSLAHHGWDRVVVVNGHGGNVGPLREVCGRVSRHDDAYAVPFTWFDAVDLDRDWTGDPAAPPVDLDAIGMGHGGPVETALVRAIDSDLVRDDRLDDAAAGAADGWGEWVSGTNLAYDSAEFSENGTVGDPRDGTGALGEWLRERAAERLATLLDAVARRDLSRPDRR
- a CDS encoding DUF5790 family protein; amino-acid sequence: MSQATFDDDDLFEDAASEMREDVEASLSEARAALPEADAIWEVDADNTLGVLNALRSALDVEDAEDHLVDAKKWYTMGERADAFEDADDLAEEIEAVEDLVDDVTAAHEEVSELASTVPQLRSALEEFEADEADADDETEEEADAEADADAEEAEA
- a CDS encoding DUF7544 domain-containing protein, which gives rise to MSLAALNDIEDAIKATKRFLTPVDRVRWFRLAVVMFFVGGAGLSFPGAPTTNFGGDADAPEPGPGAPDIAPELTPELIALIVGIAVLGVVAFLLYSVVGATMEFAFVAALRDEEVRLRRSVRRYWRRGLRLFGFRLTVWVVAIATAAATLLGVGASMGGWPPTAWNDGTILTVVILAIPVLGVGALILGILLGFTTVFVVPVMLAEDRGVLSAWRRFGGTLTDEPLEFLAYLLLSVLLGIGVSMAVGFLLVLLLIALAIPFLVVGAPLGFALAMAGGGTAAAAVVLVLVLLYGLLVFVGALLIQVPFQTFLRYYALFVLGDVEPAFDVVPDARAAVRTDGGDSDDNDTGNGTADAPADDDPGGSGPGDDGGTDGDDWNVDRGDSDGDDRR
- a CDS encoding dihydroneopterin aldolase family protein — encoded protein: MDATDAQTACFEAGIKFGSLYHQFAGTPVSPASADSLARAMEEAIENQPYCESVTVDVLVDDLAAELADSTAEYTELTGRFVEVEMTIDYEGTEVRTRMDMQDGYPLMRVVDVAPDS